The following are encoded in a window of Haloarcula laminariae genomic DNA:
- a CDS encoding UbiA family prenyltransferase, with protein MAIKPQTNTNDSSVLLRAVPPRLYRLGTLLKNFLLFSSAYLAIIAAAEVLIVTELLSLPLTPAALVAGLLTFAVYGNDRVADLETDERTTPARTAFVQRYHRLLYALSAAAYGLAVALAVLGGPAAFGLALVPGVAWLCYAQDWLPSIGQVKRLKQVFVLNSVLVAGAWALVIVFLPMAFAEGPIPPAAGVIFLFFFLSSFIRVEIPNVRDRVGDREIGVKTLPVVLGVRGTRYALYGVSGLAGALLVTAFVEGLLALPELAWLLVSVVYLAVIVAGLGRTDNNGGLTVAAECSRLPVLALVVVPLL; from the coding sequence ATGGCAATCAAACCACAGACAAATACGAACGACTCGTCAGTATTGCTCCGCGCGGTTCCGCCGAGGCTGTATCGGCTCGGGACCCTGTTGAAGAACTTCCTCCTGTTTAGCTCCGCGTATCTCGCGATCATCGCGGCGGCCGAAGTGCTCATCGTGACGGAACTGCTCTCGCTCCCGCTGACCCCGGCGGCCCTCGTCGCGGGGCTGTTGACCTTTGCGGTGTACGGCAACGACAGGGTGGCCGACCTCGAAACCGACGAGCGGACCACGCCGGCGCGGACCGCCTTCGTCCAACGCTACCACCGCCTGCTGTATGCCCTCTCCGCCGCCGCGTACGGGCTCGCGGTCGCACTGGCCGTCCTCGGCGGGCCGGCCGCCTTCGGACTGGCGCTGGTCCCGGGCGTCGCCTGGCTCTGTTACGCCCAGGACTGGCTGCCCAGTATCGGCCAGGTGAAGCGTCTCAAACAGGTGTTCGTCCTCAATTCGGTCCTCGTCGCCGGCGCCTGGGCGCTCGTCATCGTCTTCCTACCGATGGCGTTCGCCGAGGGACCGATACCGCCCGCTGCGGGCGTCATCTTCCTGTTTTTCTTCCTGAGTTCGTTCATCAGAGTGGAGATACCGAACGTCCGAGACCGCGTCGGCGACCGGGAAATCGGCGTGAAGACGCTCCCGGTCGTCCTGGGTGTCAGGGGCACGCGCTACGCCCTCTACGGAGTGTCCGGCCTCGCCGGCGCACTCCTCGTCACCGCGTTCGTCGAGGGGCTTCTGGCCCTTCCGGAGCTGGCGTGGCTCCTCGTCAGTGTGGTGTATCTGGCCGTCATCGTCGCCGGCCTTGGCCGTACCGATAACAACGGCGGGCTCACCGTCGCCGCTGAGTGCAGCCGGTTGCCCGTGTTGGCGCTCGTGGTCGTCCCGCTCCTGTGA
- a CDS encoding formate/nitrite transporter family protein produces MASEPTPAEIFDRAVAEGRRRLDQSLLELVSTSFIAGFTVVFGLVGLGIVESALEPVGHGVARLGGALAFGVGVVFLVAGRTELFNENFSDPVAAAVDSGDPDVAWSLLRLWVVTLLFNLVGGGLFSLVFAVGGALPSGANEILAAVATESTSRSLPASLARAIAGGALVSLLSFLLVSVESDGSRLTLAYLVGVFLALGPFEHVVVTALHVLLGGLFGAGVGLIRFAVVMGTVTAGNLAGGLGLVTFAHVAQAAGASEG; encoded by the coding sequence ATGGCGAGCGAGCCGACGCCGGCGGAGATATTCGACCGGGCGGTCGCGGAGGGGCGACGACGGCTCGACCAGTCGCTGCTCGAACTCGTCTCGACGAGCTTCATCGCGGGCTTTACCGTCGTCTTCGGGCTCGTCGGGCTGGGCATCGTCGAGAGCGCCCTGGAGCCGGTCGGCCACGGCGTCGCCAGGCTGGGCGGTGCGCTCGCCTTCGGCGTCGGCGTCGTCTTCCTGGTCGCGGGCCGGACGGAGCTGTTCAACGAGAACTTCTCCGACCCGGTCGCCGCGGCCGTCGACAGCGGCGACCCCGACGTGGCCTGGTCGCTCCTCCGGCTGTGGGTCGTAACGCTCCTGTTCAATCTGGTCGGGGGCGGGCTGTTCTCGCTCGTCTTCGCCGTCGGCGGCGCCCTCCCGTCGGGGGCGAACGAGATACTGGCCGCCGTCGCCACCGAGAGCACCTCGCGGAGCCTCCCGGCCTCCCTCGCCCGGGCCATCGCGGGGGGCGCGCTGGTGAGTCTGCTCTCCTTTCTCCTGGTCTCGGTCGAGAGCGACGGGAGCCGGCTGACGCTGGCCTATCTCGTCGGCGTCTTCCTCGCGCTGGGCCCGTTCGAACACGTCGTCGTCACGGCGTTACACGTCCTGCTGGGCGGCCTGTTCGGCGCCGGCGTCGGCCTCATCCGGTTCGCCGTCGTGATGGGGACCGTCACCGCGGGCAACCTCGCCGGCGGCCTGGGGCTGGTGACGTTCGCACACGTCGCCCAGGCCGCCGGTGCCAGCGAGGGGTGA